One window of the Granulicella arctica genome contains the following:
- a CDS encoding tetratricopeptide repeat protein has protein sequence MFKLRGRWCASLCVGIAIVLHLSVLAQGDEFRHAIELTQSGKLPEAELAWNELAKSHPKSAAVHAALGIVLAQEGKFDNAIAEYRRALALNPREPDVSMNLGLAEFKAGRFAEAIEPLLVARNSKPQDTRSGLLLGMSYYGTRSYVKAVPYLQAAVDADQTNMELHQVLAQSCFWSANYPCAMTQYKSILTADPNSVQAHMLLGQALDTMNRPADAIAELETAARIAPTEPNVHFELGYLYFTGHDYEKAAFQFEAELKNNPENAQAAAYLGDVKLRTDDDAAAETLLTKAVKLQAGIRIAYFDLGQIYAKQKRNPEALQAFLQAEKLDPNDADAHYRLARIYMALGDKQKAQTEFTKTKDLHSKATDTLIQKVSGGGGAMPH, from the coding sequence ATGTTCAAGTTGCGAGGTCGATGGTGTGCTTCTCTATGTGTCGGCATAGCGATTGTGCTGCATCTATCGGTCCTTGCTCAAGGAGATGAATTTCGGCATGCGATCGAACTGACACAGAGTGGGAAACTTCCTGAAGCGGAGTTGGCATGGAACGAACTTGCTAAGTCTCATCCGAAGAGTGCTGCTGTTCATGCCGCTCTTGGCATCGTGCTAGCCCAGGAAGGGAAATTCGATAATGCGATAGCAGAGTATCGAAGGGCACTCGCACTGAATCCTCGCGAGCCTGACGTCTCGATGAATCTTGGACTCGCAGAGTTCAAGGCCGGTCGTTTCGCAGAAGCGATTGAGCCTCTTCTTGTGGCAAGGAACTCAAAGCCGCAGGACACCCGAAGCGGGTTGTTGCTGGGAATGAGCTACTACGGCACGCGAAGCTATGTGAAGGCAGTACCCTACCTTCAGGCTGCTGTCGATGCGGATCAAACCAATATGGAACTGCATCAGGTGCTTGCGCAGAGTTGTTTTTGGAGTGCGAATTATCCCTGTGCAATGACCCAGTACAAGAGCATTTTGACTGCTGATCCCAATTCCGTACAGGCGCATATGTTGCTTGGCCAGGCTTTGGACACGATGAACAGGCCGGCCGATGCAATTGCAGAGTTAGAGACTGCAGCAAGGATCGCACCGACGGAGCCGAACGTTCACTTTGAACTCGGCTATCTCTACTTCACAGGCCATGACTATGAAAAGGCTGCGTTCCAGTTCGAAGCAGAGTTGAAGAACAATCCTGAGAATGCACAGGCAGCGGCTTATCTTGGAGATGTAAAACTGCGAACAGACGATGACGCAGCAGCAGAAACATTGCTGACAAAGGCTGTCAAATTACAGGCCGGAATTCGAATCGCCTACTTTGATCTTGGGCAGATATACGCGAAGCAAAAACGTAATCCAGAAGCACTACAGGCTTTTCTGCAGGCGGAGAAACTCGATCCCAACGACGCTGATGCGCACTACCGGCTAGCTCGAATTTACATGGCGCTGGGCGACAAGCAAAAAGCACAAACTGAATTCACGAAGACAAAAGACCTACATAGTAAGGCGACCGATACGTTGATCCAGAAGGTCTCCGGCGGCGGAGGCGCGATGCCACACTAG
- a CDS encoding CRTAC1 family protein, whose product MAASTAALGQGVIPRSVKPQPRGKPSGLPFVARFSDVAAAAGLTHPIVYGGLHRKDYIVETVGCGIAFFDYDNDGWLDILVLSGTRMEDAPSDATNRLYKNNRDGTFSDVTEKAGLLRSGWASSVTIADYNNDGFEDIFITYYGQNVLYKNNGDGTFRDVTKEAGLLYTGPTRWGSGCSFLDYDRDGHLDLFVATYVDINGKLPKPGDNPYCNFKGVPVNCGPRGLPMGQNYLYKNQGDGTFREVTAASGISKAQRTYAMTTVAADFDGDGWTDLYVASDSTPSLLFRNQHNGTFVEDGVERGVGLSNEGTEQAGMGVAVGDYNLDGHLDIFKTHFSDDTAVLYQNDGKGDFTDVTIEAGVAVETRYISWGTGFADFDNDGWPDLAVVTGSVYPEVEAKFPEYPLRTPRMIFRNLGNGKFEELIDEAGPGISAVHCSRGCAFGDFDNDGDVDMVVVNLNEPPSLLRNDVKGDGNWLKVLLVGTVSNRSAIGSKIIARYGGKTQAQAVMAQSSFYSVNDRRIHFGLGASKQVDLEVYWTNGYVEQIKGVPANKLVTIKEKSGVVKMEGFGGAKK is encoded by the coding sequence ATGGCTGCAAGCACTGCAGCTTTGGGGCAAGGTGTTATTCCGAGAAGCGTAAAGCCGCAACCGCGCGGTAAGCCGTCAGGACTTCCGTTCGTAGCTCGATTTAGTGATGTTGCCGCTGCTGCCGGGCTGACTCATCCGATCGTCTACGGTGGTCTTCACCGTAAAGACTACATCGTAGAAACTGTTGGGTGTGGAATTGCATTCTTTGACTACGACAACGATGGCTGGCTGGACATTCTTGTTCTCTCAGGGACGCGCATGGAAGATGCTCCTTCTGATGCTACGAATCGCCTTTATAAGAACAATCGTGACGGCACGTTCTCCGATGTCACCGAAAAGGCGGGCCTCCTCCGCTCCGGTTGGGCAAGCAGCGTTACGATTGCTGACTATAACAATGATGGCTTTGAAGATATTTTCATCACCTACTACGGTCAGAATGTTCTTTATAAGAACAATGGTGATGGCACGTTTCGCGACGTGACTAAGGAGGCTGGTCTTCTCTATACAGGGCCTACTCGTTGGGGCTCGGGGTGTAGCTTTCTCGACTATGACCGTGATGGTCATCTTGATCTATTTGTGGCTACCTATGTTGACATCAATGGTAAGTTGCCGAAGCCTGGCGACAACCCTTACTGCAACTTCAAAGGCGTGCCGGTTAATTGCGGGCCGCGTGGTCTGCCGATGGGGCAGAACTATCTCTACAAGAATCAGGGAGATGGTACCTTTCGCGAAGTAACTGCGGCTTCCGGAATATCCAAGGCACAACGCACCTACGCAATGACGACTGTGGCTGCAGATTTTGACGGAGATGGCTGGACAGATCTGTACGTCGCTTCCGACTCAACCCCGAGCCTGCTGTTTCGGAATCAACATAATGGGACCTTCGTTGAGGACGGCGTCGAGCGAGGAGTTGGCCTGAGTAATGAAGGGACCGAGCAGGCGGGTATGGGGGTTGCAGTCGGCGACTATAACCTTGATGGACATCTTGACATCTTCAAGACTCACTTCTCGGATGATACGGCCGTACTCTATCAGAACGACGGCAAAGGAGACTTTACGGATGTCACGATCGAGGCTGGTGTAGCTGTGGAGACGCGCTACATTAGCTGGGGCACTGGGTTTGCTGATTTCGATAACGATGGCTGGCCGGATCTTGCAGTTGTTACAGGATCGGTTTACCCGGAGGTTGAGGCCAAGTTTCCGGAGTACCCACTCCGTACACCACGGATGATCTTTCGCAATCTTGGCAATGGTAAGTTTGAAGAATTGATCGATGAGGCAGGACCGGGAATCTCGGCGGTCCATTGCAGTCGGGGATGTGCGTTCGGTGATTTCGACAATGACGGCGATGTCGACATGGTCGTAGTGAATTTGAATGAGCCCCCGTCGCTCCTCAGAAATGATGTGAAGGGCGACGGGAATTGGCTCAAGGTGCTACTTGTCGGGACCGTGTCCAATCGGAGTGCGATCGGCTCGAAGATCATAGCGCGGTATGGAGGTAAGACGCAGGCGCAAGCAGTGATGGCGCAATCAAGTTTCTACTCGGTGAACGACCGGCGGATCCACTTTGGACTCGGCGCGAGTAAGCAAGTCGATCTTGAAGTTTATTGGACGAACGGTTATGTGGAACAGATCAAGGGTGTACCCGCTAATAAGCTCGTCACGATCAAGGAGAAAAGCGGTGTGGTGAAGATGGAAGGCTTTGGTGGCGCTAAGAAATAG